The following nucleotide sequence is from Borrelia sp. A-FGy1.
GCATTAAAAAAAAATATATTCATGATGAAATTTATTTAATTATTGGTGATGATCTTTTTGAAAATTTTGCTTTATGGAAGAATCCAGAAGAAATAGTTAAGTCTGTTAATCTTGTGGTGGTTCATAGGATGTATAAAGAAAGGCTTGTGAGTCCTTTTAATCACATTTATATTGACAATAAAATTTTTCCTATTTCTTCTTCAGAGATTAGAAATAGGATTGAAAATTGTTTTCCTGTTGATTATTTACTTCCCTTTGATGTTTTAAGATATATTAAAGATAATAACTTATATGTTTAAGGTGAGTGATTGAAGAAAGAATTATTTTTTTTAGTTTTAATAGCTTTGATAATTCTTGGTGTTATAATTTTTTTTATTGATAGTTCAAAAAAGGAACAAGTTTATTTCGAATTAAATACCAAGAGTAATATTAGCTTTTTCTTTTTAATAGAAGATGATATCGGAAATCTTTTAAGTATGCAGGAAATTTTTATTAATATAAAGACGGGAAATATTGGATTTTTAGATATTCCTATTTATACGGGATATGAGGATTTAAAAGGAAATGTATCTTGGTTTGAGGATTTATACGAAAGGAATAGTTTTAATGAATTTTTGTCTAAAGTATGCAGTCAGTTAAATCATGAGCCCGATTATTATATTCGCTTTAAAAAAGATAATTTTGTCAGATTTATTGATTATCTTGGTGGCGTAAGGCTTCTTGTTCAGAGACCAGTTAAGATATATAGCGTTAGAAATCCTATTTTAATACCTTCTGGTAACTCTGTATTTGATGGTGATAAAGCTTATGATTATTTAAGTTACTTTAAGGATATTATTTATTTTGATGAGAGATTTGAATTTTTTAAAGAATTTTTTAAGAAAATTTTAGCACAGTTTGAAGACTTGGATGAGGCTCATGAGGATTTTTCTAGAATGTATTTTATGTTAGATACCAATCTTTCTGAGACTGTGTTTAAATATATTTTTACTAATTATAAAATAAAAAATGAGAAGCTGGTTTTTGTTAATATTAAAGGTCAAGAAGAAACATTTAA
It contains:
- the nadD gene encoding nicotinate (nicotinamide) nucleotide adenylyltransferase — its product is MKIAILGGTYNPVHIGHMFLAKEIEYFLNVDKIVFIPTHRPVHKVIARNVSIGDRIEMLKLAIKNERKMLIDECDIVKGGITYTIDTITCIKKKYIHDEIYLIIGDDLFENFALWKNPEEIVKSVNLVVVHRMYKERLVSPFNHIYIDNKIFPISSSEIRNRIENCFPVDYLLPFDVLRYIKDNNLYV
- a CDS encoding LCP family protein — translated: MKKELFFLVLIALIILGVIIFFIDSSKKEQVYFELNTKSNISFFFLIEDDIGNLLSMQEIFINIKTGNIGFLDIPIYTGYEDLKGNVSWFEDLYERNSFNEFLSKVCSQLNHEPDYYIRFKKDNFVRFIDYLGGVRLLVQRPVKIYSVRNPILIPSGNSVFDGDKAYDYLSYFKDIIYFDERFEFFKEFFKKILAQFEDLDEAHEDFSRMYFMLDTNLSETVFKYIFTNYKIKNEKLVFVNIKGQEETFKGRDNNVIKVVFPYYGGAVLKESIEKLNKDLISENRDEEVIKVIILNGTKTTGLARNATNIFKSLGFKIVKFGNADRDNYSNTLVINNSDNLEMAMKVGEVIRVRNIKPISEFHADILGIDGSDIIPDVIIILGDDFDGRYVKHR